The Skermanella rosea sequence ACAGGTCCAGGTCGCCCAGCAAGTGGCTGCCGGGGTAGAGGCGCATGGCCCCGCTCCGAGCCGTATGCGGGTCCACCGCCAGGCCTGTCTGCACATAGGAGTCGGACAGGTTCCGGTAGGCCTCGCGCGGGCGGCGGAAACGGCTGTCCTGGTGGAAGGCGTAGTCGCCGCCGGCCGCCCCCGGCGGCTTCCAGTGAAGCTGGTTGATGATCTGCTTGAGATCCCCGCCCAGCAGCGGTTCGAGCAGCCGGAGCATGCGGTCGTCCTGGCGGAACGCGTTCAGCACCGGGTCGCCATAGGACGGCCACTGCACCATGCGGACAGTATGGCCCAGGTTCTCGTCGTCGGCGACGCGGACGTGGAAGTTGCCGTGACGGAAACTGCTCGGGTGCTTCAGCCCGGCCTGGAACTGGCGGTCGAAGGCTTCGGCCAGCACCGACACGTCGGCGGCGGAAAAGACGCCCCGCACGACGACGAAACCGTCACGGCGATAGGCATCCCGGATCTCGGATTCGGACGGCAGGGGCATGGTCGGCGTCTCCGGTCAAAGGACGGCACTCCCCAATTTCTCGCATTTCATCCCGCTTCGTCAATCATTCCGCGTGCATCCTGCACGCGGTACATCCCAATCGCCGCGCGTACCCGACCGTCCGAACCCGACATGCCATGCCCTCCCGCTTCAGGGATTTCTTGTGGAAACCGCACTCGTCCGGCTTCCGACCCGAACTCCGCGCACAGGCAAGGAATTAATACTATTGCATCGAAGAATACGACTATACTTTGGGCATCCGCGGGCATCTACTTTGATGCGGGCGGGAGCCGTCGATGCCTGCTCTTCATGATTGCAGACCCCTGATCCAGCGATGAGGAATGCCCGGACGCCTACCGCAGAGGTCGCCCCCGCCGGGGTCGGCACGGCTGACGCCAATCGCCGAGACGGTCGGCCACCGCCCCCTCCCGGCCCGCAGACAATCAACAACGACAAGGGAGAAATGAATGTCCAGGAATGGCTTGTTTCTGTCGCGCCGCGAGATGCTGATCGGAGCCTCCGCCGCCGGCGTCGTGGGAAGCCTGGCGGTACCGCTGGGAAATCCCGCCTTCGCCCGGGCGCCTATGCTCAATACCCAGGCTCCGTATTTCTACCGGTTCAAGCTGGGCGACGCCGAAGGGACCATCGTGTCGGACGGCACCCTGCCGCTGGGCGATCCCCGCAAGAACTTCACCGGCCTCTCCGAAGAGGAGATCAAAAGCCAGCTTCACGATAATTTCCTGCCGAGCGACAATGCCGTGCTGGAGCAGAACGTGCTCGTGCTCAATACCGGTGACCGGCTCGTGCTGTTCGATACCGGCATGGGAAGCCTTCGGCTTTTCGGGCCGACCACGGGCAAGCTGATGAACAGCCTCCGGCAGGCCGGCATCGATCCGAAGGACATCGACGCCGTCGTGATGTCGCACGCCCACATCGACCACTGCGGCGGCTGCATGGCCGACGATGGCACGCGGAACTTCCCGAACGCCCAGTACTACATCACCCAGGCTGATTACGATTTCTGGACCAACGAAGCCAACGTGCCCGCCCAGTTCAAGGTCTTCCTCGACACCGCCGTCAAGAACCTCGTTCCCAACCGCGACCGGATAAAGTTCATCAAGGACGGCGAGGAATTCCTGCCCGGCATCCATGCGATCCTGGCACCGGGGCATACCGTCGGGCATACGATCTTCATGATCAATTCAGGCAACAGCTCTCTGTGCTACATCGCGGACCTGGCGCATCACCCCGTCCTGCTGCTGGAAAAGCCGCTGACCGAATTCATGTACGATACCGATCCCAAGCAGTCGGCCCAGTCGCGCATGAAGATGCTGACCATGCTGGCGGCGAACCGGACCCCGATCCTCGCATACCATTTCGCGTGGCCCGGCATCGGCCACGTGGCGAAGCATGGCGAAGGCTTCCGCTACCATCCCCAGGGCATGAAGATGGAGCTCTGAGAGGCGGACGGCCGGCCAGGCCCGTCGCCTGGCCGGCCTCTTGCTGTCAGCCGAAGGCATCCGCGTCCGGCGACGGCGGAACGCCCAGAAGATCCACGAATTGCTGTTCGAACCAGTGCAAGGCGCCGTGCAGGCTCTTGCCCCCGCCGCGGACTTCCGCCAGCCCGACCTCCATGTTCTCGATCGCCTCCAGGATCACCGTCTGGAGGCTGGCTTCGGGTCCGAGTTCCCGCGCCAGCATCTCCAGGCCGCCGAACGACGCCACCTCGGCGCTGAGCGCCAGCGTGCTAAGGCCCGCATAGAGGCTCGCCTCCGGCTCCGTAAGCCCGCCATGGGCATCCAGCGCCGCGATGCCGCCGATGAGGTCGGCATGGGCGGATATCAGGTCGTCCGGCGTCAATCCTCCGGCATCGGTGGCGGAAGCCTCGATCGTCCGGTCATGCACCTTGAAGAGACCGTCGAGGCAGTCGACCGGGATGCCGTCCGGTCCCGCATCGTTCGGAGGTCCACCATAATTGCCGTAGGACGGGATCTTGATCCCTCCCGGGGGAAGATCGGGGGACAGGTTCGGGCCGAACTTCGGATTGAACGTGATCGTCTTTTCCCAATCGATATACATCTGTAACCAGCTCCGGATTGCGCGAAGCGGCGATCCTAAATGCGGAAAGGCGCCGAAGGTCAACCTGAAGTTAGGTGATGTACCGATGCGTCGTCACTTCTCTTCGGGTCTGGTCCGGAGTCCGGCGGCAAGGAGATCCCGCGGGCATCACCGGAATCCACCGACCGGGCCGGCCTCGCCGGATCAGAGCAGGAACATGGATTTCTCGACCGCCGCGATGCCGTGGACCTGGATCTCGAAGTCCGGCCAGCCGTCACCGTTCACGTCGCCCTGTACGAGCTTGAAGTCCTTGACCTTGGACCAGGCGAGTTGGCCGGCGACCTTGGCGAGTCGTGCCTCGCCGATGAAGGTGAAGGCCTGGTTTCCGCCAGCCGCCGTGTTGGCGTCGATCCCGGTCAGGTCGATGCGGTCGGAGCCCCGCTGGAAATCGAGGATGCTGTCCCGCAGACCCCAGCCGGGAGGGCTGTCCCTGGTCGTCTCGAAAACGAAACCGTCCGCCCCGCTTCCGCCGTAGAGCCGGTCCATGCCCGCTCCCCCCGTCAGGACGTCGTTTCCATCGCCGCCCTTGAGGATGTCCTTGCCGGCGCCGCCGTGAAGGGTGTCGGCGCCGCTGCCGCCGTACAGATGGTCGTTGCCATTGCCGCCGATTAGACGGTCGTTGCCTTCGAGGCCGTGAAGATTGTCGGAACCGTCACCGCCCCGGATGGTGTTGGCTTCCCTGTTGCCCCGGCCGGTGGCTCCCCCCGGGGAGGTTATCGTCAGGTTCTCGACCGCGGAAGCCAAGGTCCAGGAGATCGAGGACAGGACGGTATCCCATCCCTCCCCGGCATGCTCCTCTGTTCGGTCGCCGGAACTGTCGACGATGAAGGTATCGTCGCCGGCCCCTCCGATCATCTTGTCGGCGCCCGTCCCGCCGTCCAGGAGATCGTTCCCGCTGCCGCCGGACAGGTGGTCGGCGCCTCCCTTGCCGATCAGGGTGTCGTTTCCCGCGTTGCCGACAAGCACGCCGGGATCGTCGTCGCCGATCAGGCGGTCCGCGTGGGGCGAGCCGATCACGTTGTCGATGCCGCTCAGACGGTCGTTTCCGCCTCCGCCGCTCGCCTTTCCGAGGGAAAGATCGACGACGACGCCCGACTTCACCCAGCTGTAGTCGACCAGATCCCGGTCGTAGTCACCCTTGAAAATGTCGGCGGCGGCGGTGCCGCGGAAGGCGCCGGAAGAGGACAGTTCCCCGTTGCCGTAGCCGGAGCGGTCGAAATTCAGCCCTACCTCCCCCGCCGAAACGAATCCGCCCGTCCCAACCTTGATCGACCCGGTATAGGGATGGTTCGGGAAGGTTATGGCGTCGCCCTTGCGGACCGCACCGTCCAGCCAGGCCGACGGGTAGACCGAGTTGTACTCGGCTCTCTGGCCGGGCTGCTCCGTCACCAGGACGTTCTTGAAGGAGACCGGGTATTTATGGTCGCCGGGCTGGGAGAAGTAGTACAGCCACGACTTCGCATCGCCGCCCGGCAGCTTCCGCATCTCGACGTTTTCGAGGGTCACGGATCCGATCGGGTCCCTTGGCTGAAGGAACAGGCCCTGGTAGGTGGTCGTGCCGGTGACGTTGTAGAACTTGAGATCGCCGACCGGCCCCTGGGGCTGGAACACGTCGCCGTGTATCCCGTAATAGCTCCCCTTGACGTTCTCGATCAGGGAGTTCTGCAGGATGAAGTCGGCCCGCTTGCCGGCGGCGCTGTAGAAATTGATCGCGTCCTTCCCGCCGGCATGCCGATGGTCGATATGCACGCCCTCAACATAGACCGAACCGTTCACCTTGGTGAAGTTGAGTGTGCCTGCCGCGGAACCGTGCGATTTGGGCTCGAACTTGCCGCCGATCAGGACGATGTTGTTGCCGCCGATCGTCTGAAGCCGGTCCAGCGTCCTTACCTCGTCCGAAGCGATGAAGAGAACGTCTTCGTCCTTGTCGAAGGTCCACACGGTTCGCGAGCCTGTCTTGCTCAGGTCAATCACAGTGTGGTTCGGCTTGAGAACCGGAGCATCCCAACGTTTCGCCGGACTTTGAGACATGCGGAACACCTGAAACAGAATAAATGGTTCCGTCAGGGTGCGTCGCAGGGGTTAAAAATACCTCTATCGATTTTTCAATTAACCATAATATCGGCATCTACATCAGCATGTCCGTTCGACACTGCCGGTTCGTCTATAGCCGGTTTGCGCAAATCTTCCGAAAATGCCGACTTTCATGGCGGCACCTCGAGTAACGCGGGATTTCGGGTTCAGGAGATCGGCGGTCGGGGAAGACGACGCAGAAAGGCCCCGCGCCTGGGAAGGCGCGGGGCAGTGCGAGGTTTGAGCGCGGTACCGCATCGCGCCGTGGTCATCATCGGCCGGGAGTTATTAACAACTCATTAACCATAATTGCGCAGAATTTTATCATTTTTTTGTATCCCACTTCCCACGGGAACCGCTTTATGAATAAGGACCTGGGTATCCGACCGATCCGGCATCTGCAGGGGTGAGTGGTGTGGAAATCGAAGAACAGGCTGAGGATATCTTGCTGTTCGCCTATGTGGATGGCGAGTTGGACGAGGACCAGCGGCGACTGGTCGAGGAACTGATCTCCAGAAATCCGGATGTGAACGACCGGATCTCGCAGATCCGTGAACTGAGCAGGCTGATCAGGGCAGCGTATGAAGAGGACGGCGACGAACCCGTCTGAACGGCCTTGCGCCCATTCCCGTCCTCGAGAAACGACGGTCGTTACAAATCAAGTTTGCGGATAAGCCCCAGCCGGGCACGAAGCAGACGATCCTTGACCGCGACGGTCGAGATGCCAAGTTCATGGGCGGCATCCTGATAACTCATGCCCTGCACGCACACGAGCAGGAGGACTTCCCGTTCTTCAGCAGGCAACTTCCCCACCATCATTTTGATTTGCTGAGATGACGATGGATGTCGCTGGGTTTTGCTCGGTCTCTCCATCACGTCGCTCATTATCTTCCGTCCGGGCCAGACCAGCACATAAAACGATTGAACAACAATTCAATGTCATTGATACACAGGTATTCCCTGGTTTGGAAATATATTTAGAAACTTTGGCGCCATCTCGACAGATTAATCCGATGGCATTCTCCGAAGCATGTCGGCGGTATGCGTTCAGGACAGGTTCAGCAAGGGGACGACGGAACGGTGGCACCCCTGGCGCCTCGGCTTGCCGTCGGCTACTGCACGGGCGGTGTCGGCAGGATCGTCAATTCGTGAACATCCACGCCGGGCGGCTGGGAAAGGGCGTAGATGACGCTGCGGGCGACGTCTTCCGGCTGCAGGGCGTCGGGTTTGGGATCGTCGAAGAAGGGCGTGTTCACCATTCCGGGCTCGATCAGCGTGACCCGGACGCCGCTGCCGCGCACTTCCTCCCTCAGGGCGTAGCCGATGGCCGAGACGGCCCATTTGGTTGCCGCATACATCGACCCGGCCAGCACCCGCCGCCCCGCGACCGACCCGGTGATCACCACATGTCCGCGCGCTTCCTTGACATGTTCCAGAACCGTCCGGAGCGTGTAGGCGACGCCGAGGATGTTGACATCGACCATCCTGCGCCAGCTCTCCGGGGGCGCCCCGGAGAAGCCGCCCGGCTCGCCCCCGACGCCGGCATTCGCGAAGACGGCGTCGATGCGGCCGAACCGCTTGACGGCGGTATCCACCATCCGCTGCTGGTCCTGGAAGTCGGTGACATCGCAAGCCACGGCGCAGGCGCGATCCTCCCCGATTTCCCGGACCAGCGTCTTGAGCTTGTCGGCGGAGCGGGCCGCCAGCACGAGGTTCCATCCGTTCCCGGCGGCGGCACGGGCCGTCGCGGCGCCGATGCCGCTGGAGGCTCCGGTGATGAGAAGGACCTTGGCGTCGGGCATGTCGTGTCTCCTGCTGTCGAAGCGTTTCCGCGCCCTCTGGCGCCGCCGTGGTGGAACGCGCGGGCGCGGAGACCTGTTCCGGGCTCTCCTTTCCCGGTCGGGCTTGAAGCTCCGGCCATCCGGGAACATGGCGCCGGTGAACGGAAACCGTTCAGCCCGCCGCCCTGCCCCGGACCTTGAGGCTGGCCTCGGTGGCACGGCGCACCAGTTCCGCCGTGTCGATCGAGGTCTGCCTGCCGTTCCGCTTGAGGATGCGCCCGTCGACCATGACCATGTCGATGTCCGCCGGGCGGGCGGAATGGACAACCAGATGGGCGATATCGGTCGTCGGCGCCGCATGGAGCCCGCCGGTGGCGATCATGATCAGGTCGGCGCGCTTTCCGGCCGCGATCGACCCGACGCGATCCGACAGGCCGAGCGAGCGGGCGCCTTCCAGCGTGCCGAGCTCGAGCGCCCGCCTCGCGGTCATGCCGGCTTCCCGCTCCGCCTGGCCGTTGAACAGGTTGTGGGTGATCTTCATGACCTCCAGCATGTCGGCCCTGCCGGTCAGCGGCGTCGTATCGACCGACAGCCCGGTCGTGACGCCGCCGTCCAGGAACGCCTTGATCGGCGGGATGCCGTAGCCGATGGTCATTTCGGAATAGGGCGAAACCGTCAGGACGGCTTTCCGGTCCGCCAGCATCGCGATCTCGGCGGGCGAGGCGTGCGTGGCGTGGACGACCTGGAACCCCTCGTGCAGCAGGCCGAGACGGTCCAGTGCCGCCACGTGCCCGTGGTCGGCCGGGGTCGAGTTGGCGTGCAGCGTGATGGGCAGCCCGCGCTCCCGCGCGGCATCGTAGTCCGCCCGATAGACAGCGGGTTCGACCGGGACGATGCGGCTCTCGCCGCCATCAGTCGCGACGGCCTGGACGCCGCGCCAGCCGAGGCCGAGGGAGAGCAGGCCGTCGTTCCCGAACTCCTGCCACTGGTCGTGCAGGCGTATGAAGTCGGCGACGTCCAGCGGCTGCTGCGGCGACAGCGGACGATAAGGGCCATAGGAGAAACGGCCGCGGATCCCGCTGTCCGCCAGCGCCTGGAGGTCGCTGCGGGCATGCCGGGGCGTGCGGATATTGTGGCACCAGTCATGGACGGTGGTGATGCCCGCGTCGATCGCCTCGGCGGCCGACAGCAGCGTGGCGATGTACATGTCCTCGGGATCGAACGCCGCCCCGATCTTCGACACGACCTGGAAATAGCCGTTGCCCTGGGTGCCGGTCGCCATGTTGCGCATCAGCGACGTCCACATATGCCAGTGGGTGTCGACGAAGCCGGGGGCCACGATGAAGCCGGTGCCGTCGATGGTCTCGGCGGACGGCGCGGCGAGATCCTTGCCGACGGCGACGATCACCCCGTCCCGGACATGGACGTCGCCTTCGGGAACATCGTCCGCGCCGGCCTCCAGGGTAAGCACGTGGGCTCCGCGGATGATGAACTCGCCCCGCCGGGGGGACTGGTGGAGAAGCTGGCCGGATCCGACGGTGCCGGTTTGGGCGAGGGCCGAGCGGAACGGCATCAGCGCCGTGCCGAGCGCAAGACCGCCCAGGAAGGAGCGGCGGCTCACCGCGAGGCGGCGCGGACCTGGAAAACTGCAGCAGTCACAATGCATCACTGACCTTTCGAGAGATGATGACGGGCATCGTCTCCCCTCGGATCTGAAGCTGGTTTCGTGCGTTTCCAGGCCGGCGGCTTCTTCCGGCAATCGGATTCGGCACGAGACCGGCCGATGCCGCGCGGGCGGACGCCTCAGCGCTTGGCGTTCTGCTCCGCTTCCCGGATCGCCGCCTCATGGTACCAGCCGCTGCCCGAAGCGGTGTCGAGGACCGGCATCGACGCCGGATCGGCAGCCGCCCTCGCCTCTTCGGCGAAGCTGCGGAACTGCGCACTCTTCTTCAGCGGGAACTTGATTATCGTGGCAGATCGGAAACCCGGGTTCGTGGTCATAGTTTACAGCTCCTTAAGACTGGCCCCCAAAATCAGGCTGCTGCCGTACCGAGTATATTATGTCGCACTCCCAGGGTTTGCACCCTTTTGTGCAAACAGCTTCATTTAAAATCACTCTCTGCCTATTTTGTTGGCACATCGTTATTTGCCCAGTTCCTTGGCATCGGTTCGGCAAGCAATGCCGCAACAGGGCCGGCGGAGCCCCGGACCCGGATTTTCGGCGGGATTTGCCACGATCCCGACCGATCCGAGGCGTGCCGGCACCCGTCCGCCCGGAACGGCGGTCCGCCCTCCCGCGCCCCCGCGCGCGACCGTCGGGCCGACTGGCATGCGAACTGCAAAAGGACACCACGCGCCGGTGAGCGCGCTTGCCCCCGGTGGCAGGAAGCGCCGCACCGGTCCTGAACAAACGTCAACACCTCACGAGAGACCCGCAATGACCAAGTATAAGCTGGAGTACATCTGGCTCGACGGGTACACTCCGGTCCCGAATCTGCGTGGCAAGACGCAGATCAAGGAATATGCAGACTTCCCCACGCTCGATCAGCTTCCCTTGTGGGGCTTCGACGGCAGCTCGACCAAGCAGGCGGAGGGCAGCAGCTCCGACTGCGTCCTGAAGCCCGTCCGCATCTTCCCGGACAGCGAGCGCAAGAACGGCGCGATCGTCCTGTGCGAAGTCATGATGCCCGACGGCGAGACCCCCCATCCGTCCAACATGCGGGCGACCATCCTGGATGACGAGGGCGCCTGGTTCGGTTTCGAGCAGGAATACTTCTTCTACAAGAACGGCCGGCCGCTCGGCTTCCCGGAGACGGGCTATCCCGCGCCGCAGGGTCCCTATTACACCGGCGTCGGCTACAGCAAGGTCGGCGACGTGGCGCGCAGGATCGTCGAGGAGCATCTCGACATCTGCCTGGCCGCGGGCATCAACCACGAGGGCATCAACGCCGAGGTGGCGAAGGGCCAGTGGGAATTCCAGATCTTCGGCAAGGGCTCCAAGCGCGCCGCCGACGAGATGTGGGTCGCCCGGTACCTGCTGGAACGCCTGACCGAGAAGTACGGCATCGACATCGAGTACCACTGCAAGCCGCTCGGCCAGACCGACTGGAACGGCTCCGGCATGCACGCCAACTTCTCCACCGCCTTCATGCGCGAGACCGGCGGCAAGGAGTATTTCGAGAAGCTGATGGCCGCCTTCGAGACGGCGAAGGACGACCACATCGCGGTCTATGGTCCGGACAATCACATGCGGCTGACCGGCAAGCACGAGACCCAGTCGATCCATACGTTCAGCTACGGCATCGCCGACCGGGGCGCTTCGATCCGGGTGCCGCACAGCTTCGTGCGCAACGGGTACCGGGGCTATCTGGAAGATCGCCGCCCCAACTCCCAGGGCGACCCGTACCAGATCGCTTCCCAGATCCTGAAGACCGTCGCGACCGTCCCGACGGGCGCCGAAGCGGACGTTTCGGCCGCCGCTTGAGCTTCAGTCGCGGCGTGGAAATCTCACATCCACGCCGCGACCCGCTCCCGGCGCGCGGTGCTACAGGTACCGGCCGTTCTCCCGGCGCCACCGCCATCCGTCGATGCTGAAGCGGCCCGGCCCCGCCGCGGCGAAGGCCAGGAGGCCGCCCGTGATCGCCAGGTTCTTCATGAACTGGGTCTGCTGCGCGGCCATCTGCTCCGGCGGCATGATCCAGAAGCGATGCGCGATGTACGTGGCGACGACGGTGAAGGCGGCCACCAGGAGGGCAGCCAGCCAGGTCCATGCGCCGAGGATGATGGCGAGCCCGCCGAAGAACTCGACGAAGGCCCCGAGCGGAGCGGCGATCGAGGCGGCCGGCACGCCCATGGATTCCATCCGTGCGGTGAACGCCGACAGTTCCATCACCTTCCAGAAACCGCTGTCCAGGAAGATCGCGCCGATCGCCACCCGGCCGATGAGCAACAGCCCGTCCTGCCAACCGGCAGTCAACCTGTCTCCTGAAATTTCCACTTCCGCCCTGGGAAGCGGCGCAATGCCCTCGTCATATCTCGCCATGTTCGGCTCCAATTCCTGCTGAATGACCCCGGATCAGGATGTTTCTCACTCCAACAGAGTGAAGCCGTCTCCGTCAACAGACCGGTTGGCGCAACCGTTTGCGGAAGATCGGGTTCAATGGCGGGACAATCCGGTCGGCCCGACCGGCGCCCGCACAGATTCCGCCACCTCTTCGGGGAAGCGGTCGCGGGTCCGGTTGCACAGGGCCACCAGCGACAGCATCACCGGCACCTCCACCAGCACGCCGACCACGGTCGCCAAAGCGGCACCGCTGTCCAGGCCGAACAGGCTGATCGCGACCGCGACGGCCAGCTCGAAGAAGTTGGAGGTGCCGATCAGCGCCGCGGGGGCGGCGATCGCGAACGGTATCCGCCAGGCCCAGGCCCAGGCGTATCCGATCGCGAAGATGGCATAGCTCTGGACCAGCAGCGGCACCGCGATCAGCAGGATCACGAACGGCTGCTCGACGATGGTCCGGCCCTGGAAACCGAACAGCAGCACGATGGTCGCCAGCAGGCCGACGATAGTGTAGGGCTTCAGCCGGCCGGTGAAGCGCGTCACGGCATCGGGGTCCTCCGCGGCATGCAGGGCGCGGCGGGTCGCATAGCCGGCCGCCAGCGGGATGACCACGTACAGCACCACCGACAGGATCAGGGTCTGCCAGGGCACGATGACGTCGGTCACGCCCAGCAGCAGCGCCACGATCGGCGCGAAGGCGATGACCATGATGATGTCGTTCAGCGAGACCTGGACCAGCGTGTAGGTCGCGTCGCCGCGGGTGAGCTGGCTCCACACGAAGACCATCGCGGTGCAGGGCGCCGCCCCCAGCAGGATCATGCCGGCGATGTATTCCTTGGCGTCCTGCGGATCCACCATGTCGCGGAACAGCAGCTCGAAGAACAGGATGCCGAGGCCGGCCATGGTGAAGGGCTTGATCAGCCAGTTGACCACGACGGTGATCACCAGCCCCTTGGGCCGCTCGCCGATGCGGCGCAGGGACGAGAAGTCCACGGCCACCATCATGGGATAGATCATCACCCAGATCAGCACCGCGACGACGAGGTTGACCGAGGCGACCTCCAGCCCCGCCAGGAAACCGAACAGGCCCGGCATCAGCAACCCCAGGGCGATGCCGGCACCGATGCACAGGGCGACCCAGACGCTGAGATAACGTTCGAAAGCACCCAGGGGCGCGCCGGCGGACCGCCGGGCAGTGATGTCGCATTGAGCGGACATGATGTTGAAACATCTCCTTTAGTCGCCGTCGGGAACGGCACCTGCCGGCCGGGCGGAATAGGTCGCGTCCACATGGGCGCCGGTCGGCAGCAGCAGCACGAGCGCAGCCGATACCGCGACCAGTCCCGCGGCGGTGAGCAGGCAGCCGGCCAGGCCGAACCACTGGTAGGTCAGGCCCGACAGCAGGCTCCCCATCAGACGCCCGCCGGCATTGGCCATGTAATAGAAACCGACGTTCAGCGCGACCTTGTCGGCATCGGTGAACGCCAGGATGAGGTAGGAGTGCAGCGAGGAATTCACCGCGAAGGCGACGCCGAACAGGCCCAGGCCGACCATGACCGCCAGGGTCGGGTCGACCCCGGCCCGGAGCGCCCCGACGAGCGCCAGCGGGATGACCGCCAGCACCACCGCCCACAGGCGGGCGGCCCGCACCTCGGAGGAGGTGCCGTCGGTGGAGCGCCGGACGATCGCCGGCGCCGCCGCCTGCACGAAGCCGTAGCCGATCACCCAGGCCGCCAGGAAGCCGCCCACCTGGGCGAAGGTCCAGCCGAGCTGGGCATAGAGGAAGATCGGCACACCGACGACGAACCAGACGTCGCGCGCCCCGAACAGGAAGAACCGCGCCGCCGAGAGGATGTTGATCTCCGGCGACTTGGCGAACAGGCTGCGGAACCCGGCCTTCGCCTTGGACTTCCCGAAATCCCCCCTCAGCAGCACCATCGCCGCGACCAGCACGAGGGCGAGCACCGCGGCCATAAGCCAAAGCCCCTGAACGAAGCCCAAGGTGGACAGGAGCAGGCCGCCCAGGAAGAAGCCCACCCCCTTCAGCGCGTTCTTCGAGCCGGTCAGCAGCGCCACCCAGCGGAACAGCGTGCCCTCGGCGCCGGCGGGCACCACCAGCTTGATCGCGCTCTTGGAACTCATCTTGGTGAGGTCCTTGGCGATGCCGGCCAGCCCCTGCGCCGCGACCACGTAGGCGACGGACAGGGCGAACTGCCACTCCGGGTCCAGCAGGGACAGCATGACCAGCGCCGCCACCTGGAGTCCCAGCCCGGCATAGAGCGTGATCCGCAGTCCCAGCCGCGACCCGATCCAGCCGCCGATCAGGTTGGTGACGATCCCGAAGAACTCGTAGAGGACGAACAGGAACGCCAGCTGGAACGGCGTGAAGCCCAGGGTGTGGAAATGCAGCAGGACCAGCATGCGCAGGGCGCCGTCGGTCAGGGTGAAGCGCCAGTATGCCGCAGTGACGATGGCGTAGTCGCGCAGGGTTC is a genomic window containing:
- a CDS encoding DUF2735 domain-containing protein, which gives rise to MTTNPGFRSATIIKFPLKKSAQFRSFAEEARAAADPASMPVLDTASGSGWYHEAAIREAEQNAKR
- a CDS encoding MBL fold metallo-hydrolase — its product is MSRNGLFLSRREMLIGASAAGVVGSLAVPLGNPAFARAPMLNTQAPYFYRFKLGDAEGTIVSDGTLPLGDPRKNFTGLSEEEIKSQLHDNFLPSDNAVLEQNVLVLNTGDRLVLFDTGMGSLRLFGPTTGKLMNSLRQAGIDPKDIDAVVMSHAHIDHCGGCMADDGTRNFPNAQYYITQADYDFWTNEANVPAQFKVFLDTAVKNLVPNRDRIKFIKDGEEFLPGIHAILAPGHTVGHTIFMINSGNSSLCYIADLAHHPVLLLEKPLTEFMYDTDPKQSAQSRMKMLTMLAANRTPILAYHFAWPGIGHVAKHGEGFRYHPQGMKMEL
- a CDS encoding SDR family oxidoreductase, which translates into the protein MPDAKVLLITGASSGIGAATARAAAGNGWNLVLAARSADKLKTLVREIGEDRACAVACDVTDFQDQQRMVDTAVKRFGRIDAVFANAGVGGEPGGFSGAPPESWRRMVDVNILGVAYTLRTVLEHVKEARGHVVITGSVAGRRVLAGSMYAATKWAVSAIGYALREEVRGSGVRVTLIEPGMVNTPFFDDPKPDALQPEDVARSVIYALSQPPGVDVHELTILPTPPVQ
- a CDS encoding amidohydrolase family protein, which produces MSRRSFLGGLALGTALMPFRSALAQTGTVGSGQLLHQSPRRGEFIIRGAHVLTLEAGADDVPEGDVHVRDGVIVAVGKDLAAPSAETIDGTGFIVAPGFVDTHWHMWTSLMRNMATGTQGNGYFQVVSKIGAAFDPEDMYIATLLSAAEAIDAGITTVHDWCHNIRTPRHARSDLQALADSGIRGRFSYGPYRPLSPQQPLDVADFIRLHDQWQEFGNDGLLSLGLGWRGVQAVATDGGESRIVPVEPAVYRADYDAARERGLPITLHANSTPADHGHVAALDRLGLLHEGFQVVHATHASPAEIAMLADRKAVLTVSPYSEMTIGYGIPPIKAFLDGGVTTGLSVDTTPLTGRADMLEVMKITHNLFNGQAEREAGMTARRALELGTLEGARSLGLSDRVGSIAAGKRADLIMIATGGLHAAPTTDIAHLVVHSARPADIDMVMVDGRILKRNGRQTSIDTAELVRRATEASLKVRGRAAG
- a CDS encoding anti-sigma factor family protein: MEIEEQAEDILLFAYVDGELDEDQRRLVEELISRNPDVNDRISQIRELSRLIRAAYEEDGDEPV
- a CDS encoding RNA polymerase sigma factor; its protein translation is MSDVMERPSKTQRHPSSSQQIKMMVGKLPAEEREVLLLVCVQGMSYQDAAHELGISTVAVKDRLLRARLGLIRKLDL
- a CDS encoding glutamine synthetase beta-grasp domain-containing protein, giving the protein MTKYKLEYIWLDGYTPVPNLRGKTQIKEYADFPTLDQLPLWGFDGSSTKQAEGSSSDCVLKPVRIFPDSERKNGAIVLCEVMMPDGETPHPSNMRATILDDEGAWFGFEQEYFFYKNGRPLGFPETGYPAPQGPYYTGVGYSKVGDVARRIVEEHLDICLAAGINHEGINAEVAKGQWEFQIFGKGSKRAADEMWVARYLLERLTEKYGIDIEYHCKPLGQTDWNGSGMHANFSTAFMRETGGKEYFEKLMAAFETAKDDHIAVYGPDNHMRLTGKHETQSIHTFSYGIADRGASIRVPHSFVRNGYRGYLEDRRPNSQGDPYQIASQILKTVATVPTGAEADVSAAA
- a CDS encoding phytanoyl-CoA dioxygenase family protein, which translates into the protein MPLPSESEIRDAYRRDGFVVVRGVFSAADVSVLAEAFDRQFQAGLKHPSSFRHGNFHVRVADDENLGHTVRMVQWPSYGDPVLNAFRQDDRMLRLLEPLLGGDLKQIINQLHWKPPGAAGGDYAFHQDSRFRRPREAYRNLSDSYVQTGLAVDPHTARSGAMRLYPGSHLLGDLDLLPRASILGSGIAEEALERYDLDPSRLVDFEMEPGDVGLWHPYMIHGSAANRSGLDRRLYINGYVRAADCDRGEWTWRDGRPVPLGEPVLVHYEDLHHRSEPHYVTG
- a CDS encoding calcium-binding protein produces the protein MWTFDKDEDVLFIASDEVRTLDRLQTIGGNNIVLIGGKFEPKSHGSAAGTLNFTKVNGSVYVEGVHIDHRHAGGKDAINFYSAAGKRADFILQNSLIENVKGSYYGIHGDVFQPQGPVGDLKFYNVTGTTTYQGLFLQPRDPIGSVTLENVEMRKLPGGDAKSWLYYFSQPGDHKYPVSFKNVLVTEQPGQRAEYNSVYPSAWLDGAVRKGDAITFPNHPYTGSIKVGTGGFVSAGEVGLNFDRSGYGNGELSSSGAFRGTAAADIFKGDYDRDLVDYSWVKSGVVVDLSLGKASGGGGNDRLSGIDNVIGSPHADRLIGDDDPGVLVGNAGNDTLIGKGGADHLSGGSGNDLLDGGTGADKMIGGAGDDTFIVDSSGDRTEEHAGEGWDTVLSSISWTLASAVENLTITSPGGATGRGNREANTIRGGDGSDNLHGLEGNDRLIGGNGNDHLYGGSGADTLHGGAGKDILKGGDGNDVLTGGAGMDRLYGGSGADGFVFETTRDSPPGWGLRDSILDFQRGSDRIDLTGIDANTAAGGNQAFTFIGEARLAKVAGQLAWSKVKDFKLVQGDVNGDGWPDFEIQVHGIAAVEKSMFLL